From Candidatus Binataceae bacterium, a single genomic window includes:
- a CDS encoding PDZ domain-containing protein translates to MPTRGQIVMSFAIASVLAAASGAARGGSAQNPALPSIAPQSEAVAKAIAPAPQALATSAPTLELEPQPAVSPRSGTRGELAVDRAFKQSQERAALDRNFHPHLEEQFDRQYRESAPYLGIEVQYTAKCFRGMEEHGLEVIKVQPNGPAAHAGLQAQDNQPKIPSDDLIDLLRHTMGGAQEGDLIVAVDDVRIHGREDWEAAIRKLRPGDTVYLTVIRLVHPGDHRTLKIAVRVGRTRVAKPVKPDNLGLGRLAETGTFSY, encoded by the coding sequence ATGCCAACACGCGGGCAAATCGTGATGAGCTTTGCGATCGCAAGCGTGCTTGCCGCGGCGAGTGGAGCTGCGCGCGGAGGCTCGGCGCAGAATCCCGCGCTGCCATCGATCGCGCCGCAATCGGAAGCCGTTGCGAAGGCGATCGCGCCCGCGCCGCAAGCCTTGGCGACTTCAGCACCGACGCTCGAACTTGAGCCGCAACCCGCGGTCTCTCCAAGGTCCGGAACTCGTGGCGAGCTAGCGGTCGATCGCGCGTTCAAGCAGTCGCAGGAGCGCGCCGCGCTCGATCGCAATTTCCATCCGCATCTCGAAGAACAGTTTGACCGGCAATATCGCGAATCGGCGCCGTACCTCGGTATCGAGGTCCAATACACCGCCAAGTGCTTCCGAGGGATGGAGGAACACGGTCTTGAAGTAATCAAGGTGCAGCCAAACGGTCCGGCAGCACACGCGGGCTTGCAGGCGCAGGATAACCAGCCGAAGATCCCATCGGATGATTTGATTGACCTTCTTCGACATACGATGGGTGGTGCGCAGGAGGGAGATCTAATTGTCGCGGTGGACGACGTGCGAATCCACGGCCGCGAGGATTGGGAAGCAGCGATCAGAAAACTGAGGCCCGGTGATACAGTTTACCTAACAGTGATTCGGCTTGTTCACCCAGGCGATCATCGCACCCTGAAAATCGCGGTGAGAGTGGGACGCACGCGCGTCGCAAAGCCGGTGAAGCCCGATAACCTGGGGCTCGGCAGACTCGCCGAGACTGGAACGTTCTCATACTGA
- a CDS encoding metalloregulator ArsR/SmtB family transcription factor, with protein MNEDVRAEEGVLYQLKTRGPQSAAQIAKRLKVTPMAVRQHLYRLAERGEASFADERRKVGRPARIWRLTSAAASRFPDSHGDLTVEIISAVRSAFGETGMDRLLSERSKIQLEQYMRRVKRAGKSLFARTKALAEIRREQGYMAECTKMDDGSILLAENHCPICAAATMCQGLCREELSLFREVLGPQARVERIEHILSGARRCAYRIEGV; from the coding sequence GTGAATGAAGACGTGCGCGCCGAAGAGGGCGTTCTCTACCAGCTCAAGACCCGCGGTCCGCAGAGCGCGGCCCAGATCGCCAAGCGCCTCAAAGTAACGCCGATGGCGGTGCGGCAGCATCTGTATCGCCTTGCCGAGCGCGGCGAAGCGTCGTTTGCCGACGAACGGCGCAAGGTCGGACGCCCCGCGCGCATATGGCGGTTGACATCGGCGGCGGCCTCGCGCTTTCCCGATTCGCACGGCGATCTCACCGTCGAGATTATCAGCGCCGTGCGGAGCGCCTTCGGCGAGACGGGGATGGACCGTCTGCTCAGCGAGCGCTCGAAGATTCAGCTCGAGCAATACATGCGTCGAGTGAAGCGCGCCGGCAAGTCGCTATTCGCGCGTACGAAGGCTCTCGCCGAGATTCGGCGCGAACAGGGATACATGGCCGAATGCACGAAGATGGATGACGGCTCGATCCTGCTCGCGGAGAATCACTGCCCGATCTGCGCCGCCGCCACGATGTGCCAGGGGCTCTGCCGCGAGGAGCTCAGTCTCTTCCGCGAGGTGCTGGGCCCGCAGGCCAGGGTTGAGCGTATCGAGCACATCCTCTCCGGCGCGCGCCGCTGCGCGTACCGGATCGAGGGCGTCTGA
- the pdxA gene encoding 4-hydroxythreonine-4-phosphate dehydrogenase PdxA — protein MGDPAGIGAEVILKAAAALESKPGAPRLAVIGDLAAMQSAAEKLRGVPEPVENQNGTHNQKHGLSVIPMSELSSRAMTPGMPTVEGGAASFDYVTAGVKMALRGEVDALVTAPISKEWWDRAGHHYPGHSELLADLSRSKRWRMMFGGGQLRVALVTVHMGLAKVSGALTQKGVADTIRLLAAHLQHPLGLMGPRIGVLGFNPHAGENGLFGDEETRIIAPAIHRVRREGIDAFGPLAPDTAFIRHQGKFRFDAAVAMYHDQGLIALKTLEFDRAVNVTIGLPFIRTSPDHGTAFDIAGNGQADPSSMLAAIEYAARAATSGEARRAIQRA, from the coding sequence ATGGGCGATCCGGCGGGGATCGGCGCCGAGGTAATTCTCAAGGCCGCCGCCGCGCTCGAATCGAAACCGGGTGCGCCGCGCCTCGCTGTAATCGGCGATCTCGCGGCTATGCAATCCGCGGCGGAAAAACTGCGCGGCGTTCCCGAGCCGGTGGAAAATCAGAACGGCACGCATAACCAAAAGCATGGTCTGAGCGTTATCCCGATGAGCGAGCTTTCTTCGCGTGCGATGACGCCAGGCATGCCGACTGTTGAAGGCGGGGCGGCTTCGTTCGACTACGTCACGGCGGGAGTGAAGATGGCGCTGCGCGGCGAGGTCGATGCGCTCGTGACCGCGCCGATCAGCAAGGAATGGTGGGATCGCGCGGGGCATCATTATCCCGGTCACTCTGAGCTGCTGGCCGATCTCTCGCGGTCGAAGCGCTGGCGCATGATGTTTGGCGGCGGTCAACTTCGGGTCGCGCTGGTGACGGTGCATATGGGACTCGCCAAGGTTTCGGGGGCGCTGACGCAGAAGGGCGTGGCCGACACGATTCGCCTGCTCGCGGCGCATTTGCAGCATCCGCTCGGGCTCATGGGCCCGCGCATCGGGGTGCTCGGCTTCAATCCGCATGCGGGCGAGAACGGGCTCTTCGGCGACGAGGAAACGCGCATCATCGCACCCGCAATTCACCGCGTTCGGCGCGAAGGAATCGACGCCTTCGGTCCGCTTGCGCCTGACACGGCATTTATCCGGCATCAAGGAAAATTCAGGTTTGACGCGGCTGTGGCCATGTATCACGACCAGGGCTTGATCGCGCTCAAGACCTTGGAGTTTGATCGGGCGGTCAACGTGACGATCGGGTTGCCATTCATTCGCACTTCGCCCGATCATGGCACGGCGTTCGATATCGCTGGAAACGGGCAGGCCGATCCCTCGAGCATGCTCGCGGCGATCGAATACGCCGCGCGGGCTGCCACCAGCGGCGAGGCGCGGCGCGCGATTCAGAGGGCGTGA
- a CDS encoding PDZ domain-containing protein produces MSKLANIAISGALAIGLLVANGPVCAQDDSAPAQVSSQGGSSAPPPGISGQGREDDRTLEIAPQPGLQQPRPAVQEVPDERQFRQNDTSSVEPNFQPRSNGGDSSRPPHRPLLGITAKYTTMCYKGSEEHGLEVLTVDPNSPAQKAGLRPPTDATGTGAAAATIAGMVPIFGTLTQHLLEKNGDLGEGGDLIVAIDDRRVRSQEDLDYAMSQLKPGDTMYLTVIRPLPGGNHQTEKIAVTLGDSGVPVASNSDPYGSQAGTESYTH; encoded by the coding sequence GTGTCGAAGCTCGCGAATATAGCCATAAGTGGAGCGCTGGCGATTGGCCTGCTCGTAGCGAACGGTCCTGTATGTGCGCAGGATGACTCCGCTCCCGCGCAGGTGAGTTCTCAGGGCGGGAGCAGTGCGCCGCCCCCCGGCATCAGCGGTCAGGGCCGCGAGGACGATCGCACGCTGGAAATCGCGCCGCAGCCCGGGCTTCAGCAGCCGAGGCCCGCGGTGCAGGAAGTTCCCGATGAGCGCCAGTTTCGTCAAAACGATACTTCATCGGTCGAGCCTAATTTCCAGCCGCGCTCCAATGGGGGCGATTCGTCGCGCCCGCCTCATCGTCCGCTGCTCGGCATAACCGCGAAATACACCACCATGTGTTACAAGGGTTCGGAGGAGCACGGCCTTGAAGTCCTGACCGTCGATCCGAATAGCCCGGCGCAAAAGGCGGGGCTGCGCCCTCCGACTGACGCCACTGGCACGGGAGCCGCGGCGGCGACGATAGCTGGAATGGTTCCGATTTTCGGCACGCTGACGCAGCACTTGCTGGAGAAGAATGGCGACCTTGGCGAAGGCGGTGATCTCATCGTCGCGATCGACGATCGACGCGTGCGCAGCCAGGAAGATCTCGACTACGCGATGAGCCAGCTCAAGCCAGGCGACACGATGTACCTGACGGTGATTCGACCGCTGCCCGGCGGGAACCATCAGACCGAGAAAATCGCGGTCACGCTCGGCGACTCTGGCGTTCCAGTCGCCAGCAACTCCGACCCATACGGCTCTCAGGCCGGCACCGAAAGCTACACGCACTAA
- a CDS encoding PDZ domain-containing protein, with translation MHTRPSLLASITLTVIPFAVARAAFAEPQIKAATPSIASQAEASRELPMIAPQSAPSPNAMLELEPQPREAKAPEIDQLPVDRIFKQAQAESAPKPETAAHQSGTIRRPYLGIRVQYTTKCYLGMEENGLEVISVYPGGPGSVGGLKGMTPVSPLGVVGGALLGPIAGLLEPTGAFGMDGDLIVAVDDERVRSKDDLDAAMLKLKPGDTMYLTIIRPLPGGNHKTMKIAVNIGRETFEVAASAPPPSKVSTPAPESEAENYVY, from the coding sequence ATGCACACGCGCCCGAGCCTTCTCGCTTCAATCACGCTCACCGTCATTCCGTTCGCGGTTGCGCGAGCGGCTTTCGCCGAACCGCAGATCAAAGCGGCGACGCCCTCGATCGCGTCGCAAGCCGAGGCCTCGCGCGAGCTGCCGATGATCGCGCCGCAATCGGCGCCGTCGCCAAATGCGATGCTCGAGCTGGAGCCGCAGCCTCGCGAGGCGAAGGCGCCAGAGATAGATCAGCTCCCTGTCGATCGTATCTTCAAGCAGGCGCAGGCCGAGTCCGCGCCCAAGCCTGAGACAGCAGCGCATCAAAGCGGAACGATTCGGCGCCCGTATCTCGGCATCCGGGTGCAGTACACGACCAAGTGCTACCTCGGCATGGAGGAGAACGGGCTCGAAGTGATCAGCGTTTATCCCGGTGGTCCTGGCAGTGTCGGCGGGCTCAAGGGGATGACGCCGGTCAGCCCGCTCGGTGTGGTCGGTGGCGCACTTCTGGGACCGATCGCAGGTCTGCTTGAGCCCACTGGCGCGTTCGGCATGGATGGCGATCTGATCGTCGCGGTGGACGACGAGCGCGTGCGGAGCAAGGACGATCTCGACGCCGCGATGCTCAAGCTCAAGCCCGGCGACACGATGTACCTGACGATCATCCGGCCGCTGCCGGGTGGCAATCACAAAACGATGAAGATCGCGGTGAACATCGGGCGCGAGACGTTTGAAGTCGCGGCGAGTGCGCCGCCGCCTTCAAAAGTGTCCACGCCAGCGCCGGAATCCGAGGCGGAGAACTACGTGTACTGA
- a CDS encoding peptidylprolyl isomerase, translated as MPLNRKCSKRWYRAAVGVAAVIFFLGNYAPVRAQQVVNEVVASVDGDPITERDVEEFLSQHGESVGTDDFLDSPIARKALKALIDEKLLEEEQKKYEDKVDEAQVDRYIDQLRQGQHMTEQQMRDSLQQQGISYEDFRKRARDNLVKQEMIEGEVREKIKVSDADIVAFYNEHKEDVTVKTERLRIAQILVSVPANATAQQDAAAKRKADAIRAQIMKGMDFNDLALKYSDDDSKTKGGELGWFEPGDINDAIFAAIKNLKPGDVSPVVRTKFGYHIMKLEAHEIPGPRPLSEVKDSIREELQNERMQAQLQNWTETELIKKHYVETVDPKLFATTK; from the coding sequence ATGCCGTTAAATCGTAAGTGCTCGAAGCGTTGGTATCGCGCCGCCGTCGGCGTCGCTGCTGTCATTTTCTTTTTGGGTAACTATGCGCCGGTTCGCGCGCAGCAGGTTGTGAACGAGGTCGTCGCTTCGGTCGATGGCGATCCGATCACCGAGCGTGATGTCGAGGAATTCCTTTCCCAGCATGGAGAGTCGGTTGGCACCGATGATTTTCTCGATTCACCGATCGCACGCAAGGCGCTGAAGGCGCTCATTGACGAAAAGCTGCTCGAGGAAGAGCAGAAGAAATACGAGGACAAGGTCGATGAAGCGCAGGTCGATCGTTACATCGATCAGCTGCGGCAGGGGCAGCACATGACCGAGCAGCAGATGCGCGACTCGCTGCAACAGCAGGGCATCAGCTACGAGGATTTTCGCAAGCGCGCGCGCGACAACCTCGTCAAACAGGAGATGATCGAAGGTGAAGTCCGCGAGAAGATCAAGGTGAGCGACGCGGACATCGTGGCTTTCTACAATGAGCACAAGGAAGATGTCACCGTTAAGACCGAGCGCCTGCGGATTGCGCAAATTCTCGTTAGCGTGCCGGCCAACGCGACCGCTCAGCAGGACGCGGCCGCCAAGCGCAAAGCCGACGCAATTCGCGCGCAGATCATGAAGGGGATGGACTTCAACGACCTCGCGCTCAAGTACTCCGACGATGATTCCAAGACCAAGGGCGGCGAGCTCGGATGGTTCGAGCCGGGCGATATCAACGACGCGATCTTTGCCGCCATCAAGAACCTCAAGCCCGGCGACGTGTCGCCCGTGGTCCGCACCAAGTTCGGCTACCACATCATGAAGCTCGAGGCACACGAGATCCCCGGTCCGCGGCCGCTCTCCGAGGTTAAAGACAGTATCCGCGAAGAGCTGCAGAATGAGCGCATGCAGGCGCAACTGCAGAACTGGACCGAGACCGAGCTGATCAAGAAGCATTACGTCGAAACCGTCGACCCCAAACTCTTCGCAACCACCAAGTGA
- a CDS encoding D-2-hydroxyacid dehydrogenase, which translates to MKIVATVPLTDYQRSKIAAAVPGADIVDRQCRSREEAGALVSGGCDVLLTFLIPNDLPKQAPALRWIQLLSAGADHALPALKGTGIPFTTSSGIHATPIGEYTIASMLAWARRFHVTIRAQSRHEWSRRAVMNNLDVIRGKTIGIVGYGSIGRETGRLAAAFGMRVLALKRNPDERRDPGWCPEGLGDPEGRIPERWFGREGCAEMLNQSDYVSVTLPNTAHTVKFVGAKEIAAMKPGSYIVNIGRGAVIDEQALIEALKTGKIGGAGLDVFEKEPLPAESALWDIEEALLTPHVSGDFRAYTDLACDLFAENLRRLSSDRPLLNVVDPAQGY; encoded by the coding sequence ATGAAGATAGTAGCCACAGTCCCGCTCACCGACTATCAGCGCAGCAAGATCGCGGCGGCCGTGCCGGGCGCCGATATTGTCGATCGGCAATGCCGCTCGCGCGAAGAAGCGGGCGCGCTGGTAAGCGGCGGATGCGACGTGCTGCTCACCTTTCTCATTCCGAACGATCTGCCGAAGCAGGCGCCCGCGCTGCGCTGGATTCAGCTGCTCAGCGCCGGTGCCGATCACGCGCTGCCCGCTCTCAAAGGCACCGGAATTCCCTTCACAACTTCGAGCGGTATCCATGCCACTCCCATCGGCGAGTACACGATCGCGTCGATGCTGGCGTGGGCGCGGCGCTTTCACGTCACCATTCGCGCGCAATCGCGGCACGAATGGTCGCGCCGCGCTGTCATGAACAATCTCGACGTGATCCGCGGCAAAACGATCGGCATCGTCGGCTACGGTTCGATCGGCCGCGAGACCGGCCGCCTCGCCGCGGCGTTCGGGATGCGCGTGCTCGCGCTCAAGCGCAATCCCGACGAGCGTCGCGATCCCGGATGGTGCCCCGAGGGCCTCGGCGATCCCGAGGGCCGCATCCCCGAGCGATGGTTCGGGCGCGAGGGATGCGCTGAGATGTTGAACCAGAGTGACTACGTGTCAGTTACGCTGCCCAACACCGCCCATACGGTGAAGTTCGTCGGCGCGAAGGAAATCGCCGCGATGAAGCCGGGATCCTACATCGTCAATATCGGGCGCGGCGCGGTGATCGACGAGCAGGCGCTAATCGAAGCGCTGAAGACCGGAAAAATTGGCGGTGCGGGCCTCGATGTCTTCGAGAAGGAACCGCTGCCGGCGGAAAGCGCGCTGTGGGATATCGAAGAAGCGCTCCTGACGCCGCACGTGTCAGGCGATTTTCGCGCTTACACCGATCTCGCGTGCGATCTGTTCGCCGAGAACCTGCGCCGCCTCAGCTCGGATCGGCCGCTGCTCAACGTCGTCGATCCGGCACAGGGATACTGA
- the mfd gene encoding transcription-repair coupling factor encodes MLRSLKDAAGELVARLDSNRERRFPIMGLRGTANVLMLREAALKVQRPILVVTSLAREAEALAGEAALFLDESLESDAATRRVHLLPAWEVKPFAHLSPPPDTQAEQLAALYAILRTEAPIVITSAEALMMRTMPRAIFNDSVIKVAAADRLDLELLVEMLASAGYQRVPQTEEPGDFSVRGGLLDVYSPLYRDPMRIEFEDDIVTSIRHFEAGSQRSAGEIKEAIIIRARFVPQAVLRDKRLRDDVAVRAADIGMVRKEAEEMAETLENGLLFPGAEFLMPFVYGRALDTIFDYLPPSTIGWLIDPGRVVAEASRFEDTISKEAAAAAEKPLFHPAPESLFLDTEEIEHSLNQLTAIEVGSLVTIMSPREGWAPPIEISSSPSTKLGSNHLSGSRAPISFEPLADQLKEIQRGQGRALMVVEGPNQVARLRRHLEAYDIAVNTECRSFAALLEWPDFRPAIFEGEISAGTVLPEDGIFVYSEEEIFGEPRVRRRSRPTPKAALLNLEELRPEDFVVHIDHGIGRFRGLKHLKVADTEGDFLNLEYAGNDTMYLPVERINLVQRYIGSDSEPPKLDRLGSGSWDKVKRRTKEAVLAMASELLEVYAAREVLEGHAFPHPGRDLDEFNERFEFEETPDQQAAIDDVLRDLTRSKPMDRLICGDAGFGKTEVALRAAFVAVNDGRQVAVLVPTTILAEQHWNTFRERFKDYPVRVDMVSRFRTSKEIKTTIEDLAHGKVDIVVGTHRLLTSDVQFPRLGLLIIDEEHRFGVADKERIRKLKKLVPVLTMTATPIPRTLHMAMLGIRDLSVIQTPPPARQAIRTFVAHFDDDTIRDAILRELNRGGQVFFVHNRVENIQYMARHLRALVPEAKTAVAHGQMKERELEDVMRDFIEKRVNVLVCSAIIESGLDIPNANTMIINRADHFGLAQLYQLRGRVGRARQKAYAYLLIPGEHIITRDAKQRIDALRELVESENVGGGFKLAMADLEHRGAGNLLGREQSGQIAAVGFELYTEMMEQAIAELRGQPPRPDFEPELRIGVPAYIPDSYVEDENERLVLYRRLARAENETDLDELKDEMRDRFGPVPTLVENLIAAMNIRRQMKQLLITSAIAKGNQLDVRFHPEAPLDTERLVKLAEQNRRTMKLTPTFQVIVRVEPGDYEQTFAQMNGILQALAACEKLENWPAQQSGPVLN; translated from the coding sequence TTGCTGCGAAGTTTGAAAGATGCCGCCGGCGAATTAGTCGCTCGCCTCGATTCGAATCGGGAGCGGCGCTTCCCGATCATGGGACTGCGCGGCACGGCCAACGTGCTGATGCTGCGCGAAGCTGCGCTGAAAGTGCAGCGGCCGATCCTCGTCGTGACGTCGCTCGCGCGTGAGGCCGAGGCGCTCGCTGGCGAGGCGGCGCTCTTCCTCGACGAATCGCTGGAGAGCGATGCGGCCACGCGCCGCGTGCATCTGTTGCCGGCGTGGGAAGTGAAGCCATTCGCGCATCTGTCGCCCCCGCCTGACACTCAGGCTGAGCAACTCGCGGCGCTGTACGCCATCCTTCGCACCGAGGCGCCGATCGTGATCACGTCGGCTGAAGCGCTGATGATGCGGACGATGCCGCGCGCGATCTTCAACGACTCCGTGATCAAAGTCGCGGCGGCAGATCGGCTCGACCTCGAGCTGCTGGTCGAGATGCTTGCCAGCGCTGGCTATCAGCGCGTGCCGCAGACCGAGGAGCCGGGCGACTTCAGCGTGCGCGGCGGACTCCTCGATGTGTACTCGCCGCTCTATCGCGATCCGATGCGCATCGAGTTCGAGGATGACATCGTGACCTCGATTCGACATTTCGAGGCTGGCAGTCAGCGCTCTGCCGGCGAAATCAAGGAAGCGATAATCATCCGCGCGCGATTCGTGCCGCAGGCTGTCCTGCGCGATAAGCGTCTGCGCGACGACGTCGCGGTGCGTGCTGCCGATATCGGCATGGTACGCAAGGAAGCCGAGGAGATGGCCGAGACGTTGGAGAACGGGCTTCTCTTCCCAGGCGCGGAGTTCCTGATGCCGTTCGTGTACGGGCGCGCGCTCGACACGATTTTCGACTACCTGCCGCCGTCGACCATCGGATGGCTGATCGATCCCGGCCGCGTGGTCGCCGAAGCTTCGCGCTTCGAGGACACGATTTCCAAAGAAGCAGCGGCGGCGGCGGAGAAACCGCTCTTTCATCCGGCGCCGGAGTCGCTCTTTCTGGACACGGAGGAGATCGAGCATTCGCTTAATCAACTCACGGCGATCGAGGTCGGCTCACTCGTAACGATCATGTCGCCGCGCGAGGGATGGGCGCCGCCGATTGAGATCAGTTCGTCACCGAGCACGAAGCTCGGCAGCAATCATCTGTCCGGATCGCGCGCGCCGATCAGCTTCGAGCCGTTGGCTGATCAGCTCAAGGAAATTCAGCGCGGGCAGGGCAGGGCGCTGATGGTGGTCGAGGGACCGAACCAGGTCGCGCGGCTGCGGCGCCATCTCGAGGCCTACGACATCGCGGTCAACACTGAATGCCGCAGCTTCGCGGCGCTGCTCGAGTGGCCGGATTTTCGTCCGGCGATTTTCGAGGGCGAGATATCCGCAGGCACGGTGCTGCCCGAGGACGGTATCTTCGTCTACAGCGAAGAGGAGATTTTCGGCGAGCCGCGGGTGCGGCGCCGCTCGCGACCCACACCGAAGGCCGCGCTGCTCAACCTTGAAGAGCTGCGGCCCGAAGATTTCGTCGTTCATATCGATCACGGCATCGGGCGCTTCCGCGGCCTGAAGCATTTGAAGGTGGCCGATACCGAAGGCGATTTTCTTAATCTCGAATACGCCGGCAACGACACGATGTATCTGCCGGTCGAGCGCATCAACCTCGTCCAGCGTTACATCGGCTCGGATTCTGAGCCGCCGAAGCTCGATCGCCTGGGCAGCGGTTCGTGGGACAAGGTCAAACGCCGCACCAAGGAAGCAGTGCTCGCGATGGCGTCGGAGCTGCTCGAGGTTTACGCAGCCCGCGAAGTGCTCGAAGGGCACGCCTTTCCGCATCCGGGCCGCGACCTCGACGAGTTCAATGAGCGCTTCGAGTTTGAAGAGACTCCCGATCAACAAGCGGCTATCGACGACGTGCTGCGCGACTTGACGCGCAGCAAGCCGATGGATCGCCTGATTTGCGGCGACGCCGGCTTCGGCAAGACCGAGGTCGCGCTGCGCGCGGCGTTCGTCGCGGTGAACGACGGACGCCAGGTCGCCGTGCTGGTGCCGACGACGATTCTCGCCGAGCAGCACTGGAACACCTTCCGCGAGCGCTTCAAGGATTACCCGGTGCGAGTCGATATGGTCTCGCGCTTTCGCACCAGCAAGGAAATCAAGACGACGATCGAGGACCTCGCGCACGGCAAGGTCGATATCGTCGTCGGAACCCATCGCCTGCTCACGTCCGATGTGCAGTTCCCGCGCCTCGGCCTGCTCATCATCGACGAGGAGCATCGCTTCGGCGTCGCCGACAAGGAGCGGATTCGCAAGCTCAAGAAACTCGTGCCGGTGCTGACGATGACGGCGACGCCGATTCCGCGCACGCTGCACATGGCGATGCTCGGGATCCGCGATCTGTCGGTGATCCAGACGCCGCCGCCAGCGCGCCAGGCGATCCGCACCTTCGTCGCACATTTCGACGATGACACGATTCGCGACGCGATCCTGCGCGAGCTCAACCGCGGCGGACAGGTGTTCTTCGTTCACAATCGCGTCGAGAATATCCAGTACATGGCGCGGCATTTGCGCGCCCTCGTGCCCGAGGCCAAAACCGCCGTGGCGCACGGCCAGATGAAGGAGCGCGAGCTCGAAGACGTGATGCGCGACTTCATCGAGAAGCGCGTCAATGTGCTGGTGTGCTCGGCGATAATCGAATCGGGCCTCGACATTCCCAACGCCAACACGATGATTATCAACCGGGCCGATCATTTTGGGCTCGCGCAGCTCTACCAGTTGCGCGGCCGCGTCGGTCGCGCGCGGCAGAAGGCCTATGCCTACCTGCTGATTCCGGGCGAGCACATCATCACGCGCGACGCCAAGCAGCGGATCGACGCGCTGCGCGAGCTGGTCGAGTCGGAGAACGTCGGCGGAGGATTCAAGCTTGCGATGGCGGACCTCGAGCATCGCGGCGCCGGCAATCTGCTCGGGCGCGAGCAATCGGGGCAAATCGCGGCGGTCGGATTCGAGCTTTACACCGAGATGATGGAGCAGGCGATTGCCGAGTTGCGCGGGCAGCCGCCGCGTCCCGACTTCGAGCCCGAACTTCGGATCGGCGTACCGGCGTACATCCCCGACAGTTACGTCGAGGACGAAAACGAGCGCCTGGTGCTCTATCGGCGGCTCGCGCGCGCCGAAAACGAGACCGATCTCGACGAGCTCAAGGACGAGATGCGCGATCGCTTTGGTCCCGTACCCACACTGGTCGAGAACCTGATCGCGGCGATGAATATCCGGCGCCAGATGAAGCAGCTTCTCATCACGAGCGCGATCGCCAAGGGCAATCAGCTCGACGTGCGGTTCCATCCCGAAGCGCCGCTCGACACCGAGCGGCTGGTGAAGCTGGCGGAGCAGAATCGGCGCACGATGAAGCTGACGCCGACGTTCCAGGTTATCGTGCGAGTCGAACCCGGCGATTACGAGCAAACCTTCGCGCAGATGAACGGTATCTTGCAGGCCCTGGCAGCGTGTGAAAAATTGGAAAACTGGCCGGCGCAGCAATCTGGGCCGGTCCTCAATTGA